TATGATTATTATAATGATGGGACTTTTAAAAAAAATAAAACAAGAGAAATTGGTAAAAAAAGGAGGTCAATTTAAATGAAATATAAAATTTTTATATTATTTATTTTCATATATTTTACTAATTTCTCAATGGAAACATATCCAAAGGAGTTAGATTTAAAGGATGTTCCTATTGTAGATTTATTTGCTCATCTTTCAAAATATTCTAAATATACAATGATTGGAGATAGCTATGTAAAAGATATAATAGTTGATGGATATTTTAAAAAGGGGACATCTATAGATGAAATTTTAGGTGTAATGGAAGTAACATATGGACTAACTAAAATAAAAAATGGAAAAACATTAATATTTCGTGGAAGAAAATCAGAAGATAAAGATATGCTTGTTGGAAAGGTATTTGATAAAAATACAAATAAAGAGTTAAAAGGAGTAAAAATAATTTTAAAAAAAAGAGAAACTATTGAAGCTTATTCAGGAACCTATGGAGAATATTTAATAGATAGTATTGTAAAAGGAACTTATTTCATCTCTATTTTATCTGATGATTATACTTATAATGGCGATTTTTTAGAAATAAAGGATGGAGTTAATAAATTTGATTTTTATGTAGAGAGAAAAAATTTAAATTTCCCTAAAAATATCCCTCAAGAAAGGGAACAAAAAAACAAAAAAGATGATATAATAGAAAATATTTCATTGGAAAATTTAAATCATGAAGAGATTGAAAAAATAATAAAAGAAACTTTTGAAGATAAATTAAAAGTTTCAATCAGTTCTGGAAATAATTCTATAGTACTTTTTGGAAAAGGTGATATAGTTTATACTGCAAAAAGTTTAATAAAGAAATTAGATAAAAGAAAAAAGCAAGTTAGAGTTACTGCAGAGATAATTGATGTAAAAGAAAATCTTTTTGAAGAGCTTGGTTTTAATTGGGCATATGATACTCAAGGAAAATTATCTGATAAAAGTAGCGGTATATATTTAGAAACACTTATATCTGGGACAGTAGATGGTTTAGGTGAAATAATGGGAAGTTCTATAAATTTTATAAGTAAATTTAACAGTGGAAAAGATGTTTTAGACCTAACTTTGACTTTATTAGAAACAACTCAAGATTTAACAATAAATGCGTTACCATCGATAATATTATTAAATGGTGAATCTGGAGTTTTAAAAATGACAGAAGAAGTTATTGTTGGTCAAGATAAAGAGGAAAACACGAATAATGATACTGTTACATATACCCCTATATTTAAAGAAGCTGGAATTATATTGAAAGTTTTACCGTACATAAAAGAAGATAATAGTGTTTATTTAGATTTAAATTTAGAAGCGAGTGATTTTAAACTAAAAAAATCTTTAAAACCTAGCGATATTAATTCTGGAACATTTAATGCAGATGGAGGTTCTAAAATATCTAGAAATCTTCAAACAAAAGTTAGATTAAAAAATAATGATGTAATTTTAATAGGTGGTTTAAAAAGAAAAATAGATCAAAAAATTAATAGTAAGGTTCCTATTTTAAGTGAAATTCCAGCTGTAGGAATTTTATTTAAGAGTAAATCAAGTAGATTAGAACATACAGATTTATACATAAAATTAAAAGCTGAAGTAATAGAGGAGATTTAAAATGGAAAAAAGTAGATTAGAAGAGATACTTAAAAGTTTTCAAAATTTAAAAGTAGCAGTAGTTGGAGATATGATGTTAGATGATTATTTAATTGGATCAGTTGAAAGAATTTCTCCAGAAGCACCAGTACCAGTAGTTTCAATAAAAGAGGAAAGATTTGTATTAGGTGGAGCAGCAAACGTAGTTAATAATCTATCAACATTAGGAGCTAAAGCAGTTTGTTTTGGAGTCGTTGGAGAAGATTTTGATGGAGATAGATTAATAAAAGAGTTAGAAAAAAAATCAATAGAAACAATGGGAATTGTAAGAAGTGATGATAGACCAACTATTGTAAAAAGAAGAATAATAGGTGGAAATCAACAACTTTTAAGATTAGATTGGGAAGATGCAAGACCAATTACTGAAAATCTAGAGGAAACTTTATTAAAGCAAATAGAGAAACAAATTGATGGTTTAGACGCAATAATTTTATCTGATTATGACAAAGGAGTTTTAACACCAAAAGTTGTAAAAAAGATAATATCATTATGTAAAGAAAGAGGGATAATAGTAACTGTTGACCCAAAACCTAAAAATGCTTTAAATTATATTGGAGCTACATCAATGACACCAAATAGAAAGGAAGCTATTGAGTGTTTAGGTAAAAAAAGTTTCGATAATATAATTGAGGTTGGAAAAGAGTTAAAAGAAAAATTAGAATTAGATAATCTTCTTTTAACAAGAAGTGAAGAGGGAATGAGTTTATTTCAAAATAATGAGGTAATAAATATTCCAACATATGCAAAAGAGGTATTTGATGTAACAGGTGCAGGAGATACAGTTATATCTGTATTTACGCTAGCTAGTGCAGCAGGTGTAACATTACACGAAGCTGCTAAGATAGCAAATACTGCAGCAGGTGTAGTGGTAGGAAAAATGGGAACATCAACAGTTACAACTGAAGAGATTTTAGATTTTTACAATAGAATTTATAATGAGTGGAAGTAGGTAGTATTTATGTTGAGAATTGGAAATGGTTATGATGTTCACAGATTAGTAGAAGGAAGAAAATTAATTTTAGGTGGAGTAGAGATACCCCACCTAAAAGGTGTTTTAGGTCATTCAGATGGTGATGTGTTAATTCACGCTATAATGGATGCTCTTTTAGGAGCTTTAGCTTTAGGAGATATAGGTCAGCATTTTCCAGATACATCAAATGAATATAAAGATATAGACAGTATGATTCTTTTAGAAAGAGTATTTAGCTTAATTAAAGAAAGAGGATACGGAATTATAAATTTAGATTGTATAATTGTTGCTCAACAACCTAAATTAAAACCTTATTTAGATGAGATGAGAAACAGAGTTTCTAAAGTACTAGAAACTGAAATTTCAAATATTAGTATAAAAGCTACTACAGAAGAGAAACTAGGATTTACAGGCAATGAGGAAGGAATAAAATCTTATTGTGTTGTTCTTTTACAAAAAAAATAAAAAATATAAAAAAATAGTTGCGTTAGTGAATGGATTGTGCTATACTAGTGTTGTCTTCAAGGAAGCATAGCTCAGTTGGGAGAGCACCTGCCTTACAAGCAGGGGGTCACTGGTTCAAGTCCAGTTGTTTCCACCATATAATGGGGGTGTAGCTCAGTTGGTTAGAGCGCATGCCTGTCACGCATGAGGTCGCGAGTTCGACCCTCGTCACTCCCGCCATTATTGCCCAGATAGCTCAGTCGGTAGAGCAGGGGACTGAAAATCCCCGTGTCGGTGGTTCGATTCCGCCTCTGGGCACCATTCAATTTTATAGAAGGCGACGTCGCCAAGTGGTAAGGCAGAGGTCTGCAAAATCTCTATTCACCAGTTCAAATCTGGTCGTCGCCTCCAAAATAAGAATTCAAACAGCTTTAGGGCTGTTTTTTTTTATTCTTTGTGCTATAATTGAAAAAAAATTAACCATAAAGAGGTAGTGTATGAAGAAAATAATTGTGATATACTTTACACTGATAGCATTAGCATATGGACAAGGAAAAGAACTTATATTCGAAGATGTTCCTAAAAATCATTGGGCATACAAAGCGATTCAAAATCTTGTAAATGAGGGAGTTATATCAGAAGAAAGTTTTTTGTTTAAAGGAGAGTTTCCTGTTTCAAGGTATAGTTTTGCAGAAGGATTAAATAGAGCTTTCAATACATTGAATGAAAAAAAAGCTAATAGAGGTGATTTAGTTATTTTAGAAAGTTTAGTTTATGAATTTTCTAGAGAGCTAACAAAAATTGGTTTTGATACAGATTTATTTAATGGAAAAATAGAAAATATGAGAGTTGATATTGAAGTGATTCGACAAAAAAATGATGAAACTCAAAAACAAGTAAATGAATTACGAAAGAGAATAGAAGTTTTAGAAAAAAATGTAGGTATCTAATTAATATGGAGGTTATATATTATGAAAAAGTTATCATTTGATTATTCAAATGCACTAGGATTTTTTAAGGAAAATGAATTATCGTTAATGGAAGCTCAATGTAAACTTGCTACAGAAACTTTAATGAATGGAGTAGGAGCAGGAAATGATTTTTTAGGTTGGATTGATTTGCCAACTAATTATGACAAAGTAGAGTTTAATAGAATAAAAGATGCAGCAGAAAAAATAAAAAATGATTCAGAAGTTTTAATAGTTATAGGTATTGGAGGTTCTTATTTAGGGGCTAGAGCAGCTATTGAATTTTTATCGCATACTTTTTATAATAATCAACCGAAATCAAAAAGAAAAGGACCTGAGATCTATTTTGCAGGACAAAATATTTCAGGAAAATATATAAATGATTTATTAGAAATAATTGGAGATAGAGATTATTCTGTTAATGTTATTTCAAAATCAGGAACAACAACAGAACCTGCTATTGCTTTTAGAGTATTTAAAAAGCATTTAGAGGAAAAGTATGGTGTTGAAGGTGCAAGAAAAAGAATATATGCAACAACAGATGCAAGCAAAGGTGCACTTAAAAAGTTAGCAACAGATGAAGGGTACGAAACATTTGTTGTACCTGATAATGTAGGAGGAAGATTTTCTGTTTTAACAGCAGTTGGATTATTACCAATTGCAGCAGCAGGAATTAATATAGACGAGTTAATGGCTGGAGCAAGAGATGCTCAAGAGGATTATAAAGCTCCTTATGAGAATAATGATTGTTTAAAATATGCAACAATAAGAAATATCTTAAATAGAAAAGGTAAAGATGTAGAGATGTTGATAAACTATGAACCAAGATTACATTATATTGGTGAATGGTGGAAACAATTATTTGGAGAGTCAGAAGGTAAAGATGGAAAAGGATTATTACCTGCAGCAGCAGATTTTTCAACAGATTTACACTCTATGGGACAATTTATACAAGATGGTAAAAGAATTTTAATAGAGACATTAGTAAATATAGAAACACCTGAATGCGATATGATAATAGAAGCTGATAAATTAGATTTAGATGGATTAAACTATTTAGCAGGAAAAGGAATGGATTTTGTAAATAAAAAAGCAGCTCAAGGTACAGTTTTAGCTCACGTAGATGGAGGAGTACCTAATTTAATAGTAAACTTACCAGAAGCAACACCATATCATTTAGGATATATGTTCTATTTCTTTGAAAAAGCTTGTGGAGTAAGTGGATATTTACTTGGAGTAAATCCATTTGATCAACCTGGAGTAGAAGCATATAAAGCTAATATGTTTGCTTTATTAGGAAAAAAAGGGTTTGAAAAGCAAGCTGAAGAATTAAATAAGAGATTAAAAAAGTAATAAAAATAAAGAAGCTCATTTTTGAGCTTCTTTTTAATTTACAAATATATTAAATTGTCTTAAGTCTTTATTGATGGTAAAAGGAGCACTTTGGTATCCTAGACTAGGAACTCTAAAATATGCATTTTCATAGTTTAAAATATCTCTAAATTCGAAAAGTCCATCTTTAGAAGTTTTTAATGTAGCTATAATTTTATTGTTACTACCATTTATTAACTCTAATTCAACTTCTTTTAGATAATTATTTCCCTGAACTAAAGCACCAGATATATAGAATGTTTTAGCTTCGAGAACAATTGAAATATCATTAATAAATTTCTCATTCTGAATTAACATAGAAACACCATTTCCATAAAAACCAGGTTTTTGAGCAAAAATTG
This sequence is a window from Cetobacterium somerae ATCC BAA-474. Protein-coding genes within it:
- a CDS encoding type II secretion system protein GspD, with the translated sequence MKYKIFILFIFIYFTNFSMETYPKELDLKDVPIVDLFAHLSKYSKYTMIGDSYVKDIIVDGYFKKGTSIDEILGVMEVTYGLTKIKNGKTLIFRGRKSEDKDMLVGKVFDKNTNKELKGVKIILKKRETIEAYSGTYGEYLIDSIVKGTYFISILSDDYTYNGDFLEIKDGVNKFDFYVERKNLNFPKNIPQEREQKNKKDDIIENISLENLNHEEIEKIIKETFEDKLKVSISSGNNSIVLFGKGDIVYTAKSLIKKLDKRKKQVRVTAEIIDVKENLFEELGFNWAYDTQGKLSDKSSGIYLETLISGTVDGLGEIMGSSINFISKFNSGKDVLDLTLTLLETTQDLTINALPSIILLNGESGVLKMTEEVIVGQDKEENTNNDTVTYTPIFKEAGIILKVLPYIKEDNSVYLDLNLEASDFKLKKSLKPSDINSGTFNADGGSKISRNLQTKVRLKNNDVILIGGLKRKIDQKINSKVPILSEIPAVGILFKSKSSRLEHTDLYIKLKAEVIEEI
- the rfaE1 gene encoding D-glycero-beta-D-manno-heptose-7-phosphate kinase → MEKSRLEEILKSFQNLKVAVVGDMMLDDYLIGSVERISPEAPVPVVSIKEERFVLGGAANVVNNLSTLGAKAVCFGVVGEDFDGDRLIKELEKKSIETMGIVRSDDRPTIVKRRIIGGNQQLLRLDWEDARPITENLEETLLKQIEKQIDGLDAIILSDYDKGVLTPKVVKKIISLCKERGIIVTVDPKPKNALNYIGATSMTPNRKEAIECLGKKSFDNIIEVGKELKEKLELDNLLLTRSEEGMSLFQNNEVINIPTYAKEVFDVTGAGDTVISVFTLASAAGVTLHEAAKIANTAAGVVVGKMGTSTVTTEEILDFYNRIYNEWK
- the ispF gene encoding 2-C-methyl-D-erythritol 2,4-cyclodiphosphate synthase: MLRIGNGYDVHRLVEGRKLILGGVEIPHLKGVLGHSDGDVLIHAIMDALLGALALGDIGQHFPDTSNEYKDIDSMILLERVFSLIKERGYGIINLDCIIVAQQPKLKPYLDEMRNRVSKVLETEISNISIKATTEEKLGFTGNEEGIKSYCVVLLQKK
- a CDS encoding S-layer homology domain-containing protein — encoded protein: MKKIIVIYFTLIALAYGQGKELIFEDVPKNHWAYKAIQNLVNEGVISEESFLFKGEFPVSRYSFAEGLNRAFNTLNEKKANRGDLVILESLVYEFSRELTKIGFDTDLFNGKIENMRVDIEVIRQKNDETQKQVNELRKRIEVLEKNVGI
- a CDS encoding glucose-6-phosphate isomerase, with the protein product MKKLSFDYSNALGFFKENELSLMEAQCKLATETLMNGVGAGNDFLGWIDLPTNYDKVEFNRIKDAAEKIKNDSEVLIVIGIGGSYLGARAAIEFLSHTFYNNQPKSKRKGPEIYFAGQNISGKYINDLLEIIGDRDYSVNVISKSGTTTEPAIAFRVFKKHLEEKYGVEGARKRIYATTDASKGALKKLATDEGYETFVVPDNVGGRFSVLTAVGLLPIAAAGINIDELMAGARDAQEDYKAPYENNDCLKYATIRNILNRKGKDVEMLINYEPRLHYIGEWWKQLFGESEGKDGKGLLPAAADFSTDLHSMGQFIQDGKRILIETLVNIETPECDMIIEADKLDLDGLNYLAGKGMDFVNKKAAQGTVLAHVDGGVPNLIVNLPEATPYHLGYMFYFFEKACGVSGYLLGVNPFDQPGVEAYKANMFALLGKKGFEKQAEELNKRLKK